The following coding sequences lie in one Arachis stenosperma cultivar V10309 chromosome 5, arast.V10309.gnm1.PFL2, whole genome shotgun sequence genomic window:
- the LOC130980019 gene encoding protein Ycf2-like, with protein sequence MVLRTWNEHEGINDTSLSLSCSAGSVAQDLWSLPGPDEKNGITSYGLVENDSDLVHGLLEVEGALVGSSRTEKGCSQFDNDRVTLLLRSEPRNPLNMIQKGSCFIVDQRFLYEKYESEFEEGEGVLDPQQMEEDLFNHIVWAPRIWRPWGFLFNCIERPNELGFPYWARSFRGKRIIYEEEDELQENDSEFLQGGTM encoded by the coding sequence ATGGTACTTCGAACTTGGAACGAGCATGAAGGAATTAACGATACTTCTTTATCTTTGAGTTGTTCTGCCGGATCGGTCGCTCAAGACCTTTGGTCTCTACCCGGACCTGATGAAAAAAATGGGATCACTTCTTATGGACTCGTTGAGAATGATTCTGATCTAGTTCATGGCCTATTAGAAGTAGAAGGCGCTCTGGTGGGATCCTCACGGACAGAAAAAGGTTGCAGTCAGTTTGATAATGATCGAGTGACATTGCTTCTTCGGTCCGAACCAAGGAATCCCTTAAATATGATTCAAAAAGGATCTTGTTTTATCGTTGATCAGAGATTTCtctatgaaaaatatgaatCGGAGTTTGAAGAAGGGGAAGGAGTCCTCGACCCGCAACAGATGGAGGAGGATTTATTCAATCACATAGTTTGGGCTCCTAGAATATGGCGCCCTTGGGGCTTTCTATTTAATTGTATCGAAAGGCCCAATGAATTGGGATTTCCCTATTGGGCCAGGTCATTTCGGGGCAAGCGGATCATTTATGAGGAAGAGGATGAGCTTCAAGAGAATGATTCGGAGTTCTTGCAGGGTGGAACCATGTAG